A region from the Oceanidesulfovibrio marinus genome encodes:
- a CDS encoding YitT family protein has protein sequence MKFTRRTRERVHRKLTLPPRTRVRRILVQQWLILIGSALAALGYSLFQVPFNLAAGGVSGLAIIVNKYTALPPGTLYLVLNIPLLVLGFYKLGRWRFLFSTILAVVAFSFLTDIFGHVLPEVLRRFPVTDDALLSAIYAGILYGVGMGLVFRNGGTVGGTSIPARLVHNATGFPMSQAYLYTDLSVIIAAGVVFTWESALLAFLTLVLSGIISDFTLEGTSQVRTAMIITDQPEPLTYALMTELRRGVSFWDITGGYTQQSHTMIYCTVLRSRVYDLKYIVAKIDPKAFMVIGVAQQAFGGLNFRKLKTEE, from the coding sequence ATGAAGTTCACACGGCGTACCCGCGAACGAGTCCACAGAAAGCTCACGCTGCCGCCGCGCACCCGAGTGCGCCGCATTCTGGTGCAGCAATGGCTCATCCTTATCGGATCGGCTCTGGCCGCCCTGGGCTACTCGCTCTTTCAGGTGCCTTTCAACCTCGCCGCCGGAGGCGTCTCCGGCCTGGCGATCATCGTCAACAAGTACACGGCTCTTCCACCCGGCACGCTGTACCTCGTTCTCAACATCCCTCTGTTGGTGCTGGGGTTCTACAAGCTCGGACGCTGGCGGTTCCTGTTTTCCACCATCCTGGCCGTTGTGGCCTTCTCGTTCCTGACGGACATCTTCGGCCACGTCCTGCCCGAGGTGCTCAGGCGCTTCCCGGTCACGGACGACGCCCTGCTCTCGGCCATATACGCTGGCATTCTCTACGGCGTGGGCATGGGCCTGGTCTTCCGCAACGGCGGCACCGTGGGCGGCACCTCCATCCCGGCGCGGCTGGTGCACAACGCCACCGGCTTTCCCATGTCCCAGGCGTACCTGTACACGGACCTCTCGGTAATCATCGCCGCGGGCGTGGTCTTTACCTGGGAGTCCGCGCTGCTGGCCTTTCTCACGCTGGTGCTCTCTGGAATCATCTCGGACTTCACTCTGGAAGGCACATCCCAGGTGCGCACGGCCATGATTATTACCGACCAGCCAGAGCCCCTGACCTATGCGCTGATGACGGAGCTTCGGCGCGGCGTATCCTTCTGGGATATCACGGGTGGCTATACCCAGCAGTCGCACACCATGATCTACTGTACGGTGCTGCGCTCGCGGGTGTATGACCTCAAGTATATCGTGGCCAAGATCGATCCCAAGGCGTTCATGGTCATCGGCGTTGCACAGCAGGCGTTCGGCGGGCTCAACTTCCGCAAGCTCAAGACAGAAGAATAA
- a CDS encoding TIGR00725 family protein, with translation MKTIRISCIGSGDALPGSPQYELALEAGRLLAEAGWTVVCGGLRGVMEAVCKGAKKAGGSTVGILPTSDPADANDWVDTPVATGLGPMRNYLVILNGDAVLAFEGGAGTRSELALSQKTGKEVVALARFSGFDELIYAHSPAEAVMELTKIVGAR, from the coding sequence ATGAAGACCATACGCATATCGTGCATCGGCTCCGGCGATGCGCTGCCGGGCAGCCCGCAGTACGAGCTCGCGCTGGAAGCGGGTCGCCTGCTGGCCGAGGCTGGCTGGACCGTTGTCTGCGGCGGCCTGCGCGGCGTGATGGAGGCCGTGTGCAAGGGCGCCAAGAAAGCAGGCGGTAGCACCGTGGGCATACTGCCCACCTCCGATCCGGCCGACGCCAACGACTGGGTGGATACGCCGGTGGCCACGGGCCTGGGCCCCATGCGCAACTATCTTGTGATACTCAACGGCGATGCAGTGCTGGCCTTTGAAGGCGGCGCCGGAACCCGCTCGGAATTGGCTTTGTCGCAAAAAACAGGTAAAGAAGTCGTCGCCTTGGCGCGTTTTTCCGGCTTTGACGAGCTGATCTACGCACATAGTCCGGCCGAGGCTGTCATGGAGCTCACTAAAATCGTGGGCGCACGTTGA